In Candidatus Nanosynbacter lyticus, one genomic interval encodes:
- a CDS encoding anaerobic ribonucleoside-triphosphate reductase activating protein produces MPPNISELAPSLSQLKVAIGGIQKLSLVDYPGHVAAALFLSGCNMRCGYCHNPELVLPERLAPSIPVEEAMIFLKSRIGRLDGVVISGGEPTVNEDLPVLCRMIKGLGFDVKLDTNGTHPDMVRGMVEEGTIDFIAMDVKGPLEKYVEIAARPIDLTAIKDNVRLMIDSGIGHEFRTTIVREQLEVADFEKIGELVKGAKRFALQHFRTGTTISPKFANYHTFTDEEFRAAQKIMERYVEECVIH; encoded by the coding sequence ATGCCGCCGAACATCAGCGAGCTTGCGCCGTCGCTGTCCCAGCTTAAGGTGGCGATTGGCGGGATTCAGAAGCTGTCGCTGGTGGACTATCCCGGGCACGTGGCGGCAGCGCTGTTTCTCTCTGGCTGTAATATGCGCTGCGGCTATTGCCACAATCCTGAGCTGGTGTTACCTGAGCGGTTGGCACCGAGCATCCCGGTCGAGGAGGCGATGATCTTTCTGAAATCGCGTATTGGCCGGCTAGACGGCGTGGTGATTTCTGGTGGCGAGCCGACGGTCAATGAGGATTTGCCGGTGTTGTGTCGGATGATTAAGGGTCTTGGTTTTGATGTCAAGCTGGATACCAACGGCACGCATCCTGACATGGTGCGCGGTATGGTCGAGGAGGGGACGATTGACTTCATCGCCATGGACGTTAAGGGGCCGCTGGAAAAATACGTGGAGATTGCGGCGCGGCCGATTGATCTCACGGCGATCAAAGACAATGTGCGGCTGATGATTGATTCAGGGATTGGTCATGAATTTCGGACGACGATCGTCCGCGAGCAGCTGGAGGTGGCGGATTTTGAAAAGATTGGTGAGCTTGTTAAAGGTGCCAAGCGATTTGCTCTGCAGCATTTTCGCACTGGCACGACGATTAGTCCAAAATTTGCCAACTACCACACCTTTACTGATGAGGAATTCAGAGCTGCCCAAAAAATAATGGAAAGGTATGTCGAAGAATGCGTGATTCACTAA
- a CDS encoding ribonucleoside triphosphate reductase translates to MYKSIKKRDGRTVKFDRKKIEKAIEKAGLETGEFDKKTAEDLTEKVLVVLEARNQKRLPGVEDIQDIVEDILIDSKFKKTAKAYIIYRDQHKKLREITSESHIDLIDKYLGNLDWKVNENSNMGYSLQGLNNYVSAEITKTYWLDKIYTPKIGQAHKEGDLHIHDLNLLSVYCVGWDLTDLLQEGFTGVAGKVASKPAKHFRSALGQVVNFFYTLQGEAAGAQAFSDFDTLLAPFIRADKLNYDEVKQALQEFVFNVNVPTRVGFQTPFTNITLDLECPKHMADNPVIIGGEMQDSTYGEYQEEMNMLNKALLEVLSEGDANGRVFTFPIPTVNITKDFNWDNPVIESLWEASAKYGIPYFSNFINSDMDPEDARSMCCRLRIDNRQLEYRGGGLFGSNPMTGSVGVVTINLPRLALKSKNEKEFFKGLGELMDMAKDSLETKRKVLERLTDANLYPYTKFYLRNIKQRFNQYWKNHFSTIGLIGTNEAALNLLGVDIGTEKGKAFAEKTLDFMRDRLVEYQKETGNNYNLEATPAEGTTYRLAQLDKASFPDRAHFANGLGAAVKHPFYTNSSHLPVNYTDDLFELMDLQDNLQTKYTGGTVIHFFLGERMDDPQTLKKLVKTICENYKLPYFTFSPSFSICKNHGYLVGEHPTCPNCNETTEVYSRVVGFLRPVSQWNKGKQAEFDMREHYDDAAEHQRACAVAVPA, encoded by the coding sequence ATGTACAAATCAATCAAAAAACGTGATGGTCGCACCGTCAAATTTGATCGCAAAAAAATCGAAAAAGCCATTGAAAAAGCCGGCCTGGAGACTGGCGAATTTGATAAAAAAACTGCCGAGGATCTAACTGAGAAAGTGCTGGTGGTGTTGGAAGCTCGCAACCAAAAACGTCTACCGGGCGTTGAAGATATCCAAGACATTGTCGAAGATATTTTGATTGATTCTAAGTTTAAGAAGACCGCCAAGGCCTACATTATTTACCGCGACCAGCACAAAAAATTACGTGAAATTACCTCTGAATCGCACATTGATTTAATTGATAAATACCTGGGCAACTTGGACTGGAAAGTGAATGAAAACTCCAACATGGGCTACAGCCTACAGGGTTTGAACAATTACGTTTCAGCCGAAATTACCAAAACTTACTGGTTGGACAAAATCTACACGCCAAAGATTGGTCAGGCACACAAAGAGGGTGATTTGCACATTCACGACCTGAATCTCCTCAGTGTTTACTGTGTTGGTTGGGATTTAACTGATCTGTTGCAAGAAGGCTTTACCGGTGTTGCTGGAAAGGTGGCCTCCAAGCCAGCCAAGCATTTCCGCTCAGCCTTGGGCCAGGTGGTAAACTTCTTCTACACCTTGCAGGGTGAGGCAGCTGGTGCTCAGGCATTTTCTGATTTTGATACACTGCTGGCGCCATTTATTCGCGCTGATAAATTGAACTACGACGAGGTGAAGCAGGCGCTGCAAGAATTCGTCTTTAATGTTAATGTGCCAACACGAGTTGGTTTCCAAACACCGTTTACCAACATTACGCTTGATCTCGAGTGCCCAAAACACATGGCTGATAATCCAGTGATAATCGGCGGTGAAATGCAGGATTCCACTTATGGCGAATACCAAGAAGAGATGAATATGCTCAACAAGGCGCTGCTGGAGGTGCTGTCTGAGGGTGATGCTAACGGCCGCGTCTTTACCTTCCCAATCCCAACGGTTAATATTACCAAGGATTTCAACTGGGATAATCCAGTGATTGAAAGTCTGTGGGAAGCCAGCGCCAAGTATGGCATTCCGTACTTCTCGAATTTCATCAATTCTGATATGGATCCAGAAGACGCGCGCTCAATGTGCTGCCGTTTGCGCATTGATAATCGCCAGCTGGAATATCGCGGTGGTGGCTTGTTTGGCTCAAACCCAATGACTGGTTCAGTTGGTGTGGTGACGATTAACTTGCCACGTTTGGCACTGAAGTCGAAGAATGAGAAAGAGTTTTTCAAGGGCCTAGGCGAACTCATGGATATGGCGAAAGATAGTCTGGAGACTAAGCGCAAGGTCCTGGAGCGATTGACTGACGCTAACCTCTACCCGTACACCAAGTTCTACTTGCGCAACATCAAGCAGCGATTTAACCAATACTGGAAAAATCACTTCTCAACCATTGGTTTGATTGGCACCAACGAAGCGGCGTTGAACCTGCTGGGTGTTGACATTGGCACGGAAAAGGGTAAGGCGTTTGCCGAGAAAACACTTGATTTCATGCGCGACCGCTTGGTGGAATACCAGAAAGAAACGGGCAATAACTACAACCTGGAGGCGACGCCAGCTGAGGGTACGACCTATCGCTTGGCGCAGCTCGACAAGGCCAGCTTCCCTGACCGAGCGCACTTCGCCAATGGCCTCGGCGCGGCGGTCAAGCATCCGTTCTATACCAACTCCAGCCACTTGCCGGTCAACTACACTGACGACCTGTTTGAGCTGATGGATTTGCAGGATAATTTGCAGACCAAGTACACGGGTGGTACGGTGATTCACTTCTTCCTGGGTGAGCGCATGGATGATCCGCAGACGCTGAAAAAACTGGTCAAAACGATTTGTGAAAATTACAAACTGCCATACTTCACCTTCAGCCCAAGCTTCAGTATTTGTAAGAATCACGGTTACTTGGTTGGTGAACATCCAACATGTCCAAATTGTAATGAAACGACCGAAGTTTACTCACGTGTGGTTGGCTTCTTGCGCCCAGTTTCTCAGTGGAACAAGGGTAAGCAGGCTGAATTTGACATGAGGGAGCATTATGACGATGCCGCCGAACATCAGCGAGCTTGCGCCGTCGCTGTCCCAGCTTAA
- a CDS encoding family 16 glycosylhydrolase produces the protein MLIKKRFSNKKVKALAGIMTACLIFGGTLFALPIQNARGNDDSYPPNDDNYEKVWWDEFNDTSLNREKWDYYVGGWNASEVQNCYKDSPENVNVSGGSLNLVGLYKPGLTCNQGRNGDFTSGFVHTKDKKAWTYGYFEARIKMPTNKSTWPAFWMSPQEAKYGGWPKSGEIDIVETKGSNLNYAASDAHWGISAVNKSHSQRVIGTDKFSDTSQWHTYGVKWTEGKLEFYIDGNRYHEIKNFSQPNSTNHPGPFNIPFYLRLNLAIGGSYIDAPWKDAHNSIADFPATMSIDYVRVYQRKPRQPKNVNVPDSNLRTLLNQKLAAQLGTTRTNDQVITDVELESLTNLNLDAAPNAPLDQRINNLTGLEATKNLTALSLQNNAISDLRPLAGLASLTSLNLNDQLIASSTNTDSFASPLRDPAGNTVDINNSAEVANDAANPGKIKLLSPIRDGNPHLIVANWSRNVTIGTASAVFSGKLNVTATLQAAPTPQPQPNPSTPSNTQKPGKTQSSNNSLASTGFNILLGVVTALLIGIAGMFILR, from the coding sequence ATGTTAATAAAAAAACGTTTTTCAAATAAAAAAGTAAAGGCATTGGCTGGAATAATGACCGCATGTCTAATTTTCGGCGGAACATTATTTGCGTTACCAATACAAAATGCTAGAGGTAATGATGATTCATATCCACCCAACGATGACAATTACGAAAAGGTTTGGTGGGACGAATTTAATGACACGTCTTTAAATAGAGAAAAATGGGATTATTACGTCGGCGGCTGGAACGCCAGTGAAGTTCAAAACTGCTATAAAGATTCACCCGAGAACGTTAATGTTAGTGGTGGCAGCTTAAACCTGGTCGGCCTTTATAAGCCAGGTCTGACATGTAACCAAGGAAGGAACGGTGACTTTACCTCTGGATTTGTGCATACAAAAGATAAAAAAGCTTGGACTTATGGCTATTTTGAAGCTCGCATAAAAATGCCAACAAATAAAAGTACTTGGCCTGCATTCTGGATGAGCCCTCAGGAAGCTAAATACGGTGGCTGGCCTAAGAGTGGAGAAATCGATATCGTAGAGACAAAGGGCTCTAACTTAAATTATGCCGCTTCTGATGCTCACTGGGGAATTTCAGCAGTGAATAAAAGCCACAGTCAGCGCGTAATTGGAACAGATAAATTTAGCGATACTAGCCAGTGGCATACATACGGCGTTAAGTGGACCGAAGGCAAGCTTGAATTTTATATTGACGGTAATAGATACCATGAAATTAAAAACTTTAGCCAGCCGAACTCTACTAATCACCCTGGACCCTTCAATATCCCATTTTACCTACGACTTAACCTAGCGATTGGCGGTAGCTACATTGACGCTCCATGGAAAGATGCCCATAATTCTATAGCCGACTTCCCAGCTACTATGTCAATCGACTATGTCCGTGTTTATCAGAGAAAACCGCGACAGCCTAAAAACGTCAATGTGCCAGATAGCAATTTGCGTACCCTGCTTAACCAAAAATTAGCAGCACAACTTGGGACTACTCGCACCAATGATCAAGTCATTACCGACGTAGAGCTAGAAAGCTTAACAAATCTTAACTTGGATGCAGCACCAAATGCACCACTTGATCAGCGAATTAACAATCTTACCGGCCTAGAGGCAACTAAAAACCTCACAGCCCTGTCCCTTCAGAATAATGCAATTAGCGACCTAAGACCGCTTGCCGGACTAGCATCCTTAACTTCGCTAAATCTTAATGATCAATTAATCGCTTCAAGCACTAATACCGACTCATTTGCTTCACCTCTAAGGGATCCTGCAGGAAATACTGTCGATATAAATAATTCAGCAGAAGTAGCTAACGATGCAGCAAACCCTGGAAAGATTAAACTACTCTCACCAATCCGTGACGGCAATCCTCATCTTATTGTCGCTAATTGGTCGAGGAACGTAACTATTGGGACAGCTTCAGCCGTCTTTAGTGGCAAACTTAATGTAACCGCCACCTTGCAAGCAGCGCCAACACCACAGCCACAGCCTAACCCTAGTACGCCAAGTAATACTCAGAAACCAGGAAAAACTCAAAGCTCTAATAATTCACTAGCAAGCACAGGATTTAATATTCTCCTGGGAGTCGTAACTGCCCTACTGATTGGTATAGCAGGCATGTTTATCCTACGATAA
- a CDS encoding LexA family protein, whose protein sequence is MKLTKKQKMMLDFIDGFIKGNGYSPTLREIMRALGYKSVSTVAKHVDNLVSAGLLDKRDGEVRSLAVCSAEKEVWWNNLTREIKKREEKDDEKSRKEVEILKKALEIVRQ, encoded by the coding sequence ATGAAGTTGACGAAAAAACAGAAAATGATGCTGGATTTCATCGATGGTTTTATTAAGGGTAACGGCTACAGTCCGACACTGCGGGAAATTATGCGTGCACTCGGATATAAATCGGTTTCAACTGTAGCTAAACATGTTGATAATTTGGTGTCGGCAGGATTACTGGATAAGCGCGACGGCGAAGTAAGGTCTTTGGCTGTGTGTAGTGCTGAAAAAGAGGTTTGGTGGAATAATTTGACTAGAGAGATCAAGAAAAGAGAAGAAAAAGATGATGAAAAATCACGCAAAGAAGTAGAAATTTTGAAAAAAGCACTAGAAATTGTTCGTCAGTAA
- a CDS encoding O-antigen ligase family protein, with protein sequence MSKNLINDIQFWLLVTVIFGGAFALHPSLNLAILDFPSLRLGLYQLVAVSLVLSTIPILFKKRQTFLKNRYLIGGFLAIFLAMAIGVFFAEAHLRTALYSLSLLFLLVVGLSAGVVYTELSKTKKHRLVKFGLWSGLVFGILAIIQLVVATFEPTGFGTLCSGCKADVFGFPRINLFAAEPQFLANALLPAFFLALFQPKSRLTQLSLFFTATAIALTFSRGGFLAIFLAIIIFIAIASIKRLNISFLYKNLPLIIIGTFFGFTLLFLSANIRYSSSPFIAHNTLVSMIDQLSLGRIKIPQKTVIKTQPAPSSQQKTSDIKSTPTKQDFQPTGFVEASANDRLSASDLALKSWLSSPRTLFFGVGLGNLGSFIQKHLHISVPTDQTVYIFYVLLLSGLGIIGLLPLILPSLTIIFFAIKNICHPKAQLIFSLTTALLIHFWFFGSFINTIHCFAIIGIFLYNYPRDYAEKV encoded by the coding sequence ATGTCAAAAAACCTCATCAATGATATTCAATTTTGGCTCCTCGTAACGGTTATTTTCGGTGGTGCATTTGCCTTGCATCCCAGCCTCAACTTAGCAATCCTTGATTTTCCTTCATTACGATTAGGTCTATATCAGTTAGTTGCAGTCAGCCTAGTACTATCCACGATACCGATATTATTTAAGAAACGGCAAACCTTCCTTAAAAATCGTTACCTAATTGGCGGGTTTTTAGCAATTTTTCTAGCCATGGCTATAGGCGTCTTTTTTGCCGAAGCGCATCTTCGCACTGCGCTTTATTCATTGTCGCTCTTATTTTTATTAGTTGTAGGCTTGTCGGCTGGCGTGGTTTATACAGAATTGTCAAAGACCAAAAAACACAGATTAGTCAAGTTTGGTTTATGGAGCGGTCTGGTTTTCGGAATCTTAGCAATTATCCAGCTCGTCGTTGCCACCTTCGAACCAACTGGCTTTGGCACGCTTTGTTCTGGCTGTAAAGCTGACGTTTTTGGTTTTCCGCGCATCAATCTATTCGCCGCTGAACCACAGTTTTTAGCCAATGCCCTGCTACCCGCCTTTTTCTTAGCCCTCTTCCAACCAAAATCCCGCCTCACTCAACTCAGTTTATTTTTCACTGCCACAGCCATAGCCTTAACCTTTTCTCGCGGCGGATTTTTAGCAATTTTTCTAGCCATTATAATTTTCATCGCTATCGCCTCAATCAAGCGCCTCAATATTTCTTTCCTCTATAAAAACCTTCCTCTGATTATTATCGGCACGTTTTTCGGATTTACTTTACTATTTCTGTCTGCCAATATTCGCTATAGCAGTTCGCCGTTTATAGCACATAACACGCTTGTTAGTATGATTGACCAATTATCCCTCGGCCGAATTAAAATACCGCAAAAAACTGTCATTAAAACCCAGCCAGCACCATCTTCTCAACAGAAGACCTCAGATATAAAATCCACCCCGACAAAACAGGACTTCCAGCCTACCGGATTCGTTGAAGCTTCAGCTAACGATCGTCTTAGCGCCAGCGACCTAGCCCTTAAGTCCTGGCTGAGTTCGCCTCGTACGTTATTCTTTGGCGTCGGCCTCGGTAATCTCGGCAGCTTCATCCAAAAGCACCTCCACATTAGCGTACCGACCGACCAAACCGTCTACATTTTCTACGTTTTACTACTTAGCGGACTCGGCATCATTGGCTTATTGCCGCTCATCCTACCATCTCTTACAATTATCTTCTTTGCTATAAAAAATATCTGCCACCCTAAAGCGCAGCTTATCTTTTCATTAACCACTGCACTACTTATCCATTTCTGGTTTTTTGGCAGTTTTATTAACACAATTCATTGTTTTGCTATAATTGGTATATTTTTGTATAATTACCCCAGAGATTATGCGGAAAAAGTCTGA
- a CDS encoding sugar transferase, translating into MRKKSDFYFKVVLVVLDILALLSAFTIAYILRISLDPRPFHVSINALDFITSIAMTLPLWIIMFYFFGLYDRESYTHPLRQFGRILLASVTGIMIMISVTFFTNTPLFPAKLVAVYATVIGFALLMVFRSTANIIRLRLLKRGLGARRVVIVGNCDLTHVLADFIENNPLTGFRVSGIVARAEFIPIELKSLRRSSLESALTRDKIDVIIQTDSKNVNNNYQLAQKHYLDFYQAPEFDGIMTTKHTIDIIDSVPLIHAHPTPLMGYGQIVKRVMDIVGGTIGIILASPIMLLVAIAVKISDPAGPILMHGKQQKRLTRYNRPFKVYKFRSHYAKFDGKTDEEVFQMVGKPELIEEYRKNGDKLDQDFRVTPVGRFIRRFSLDELPQLFNVLKGDISLVGPRALVPHELSAYDKKHVLLAVKSGLTGLAVVSGRRSISFEERRRIDLYYVQNWSLWLDITILLKTCLVIFQKDN; encoded by the coding sequence ATGCGGAAAAAGTCTGATTTTTACTTCAAAGTTGTTCTGGTCGTTCTTGATATCTTGGCTTTATTGAGCGCCTTTACTATTGCCTATATTTTACGCATATCCTTAGATCCTAGACCGTTCCACGTCAGTATCAATGCTTTAGATTTCATTACGTCTATCGCTATGACCTTACCGCTATGGATTATAATGTTCTATTTCTTCGGACTTTACGACCGCGAAAGCTACACCCATCCTTTACGCCAATTTGGACGAATTCTTCTGGCATCAGTTACCGGAATTATGATTATGATTTCAGTAACTTTTTTCACCAACACGCCGCTGTTTCCAGCCAAGCTTGTCGCTGTCTATGCTACCGTGATTGGCTTTGCTCTATTGATGGTTTTTCGTAGCACCGCCAATATCATTCGTTTACGGTTATTAAAACGTGGATTGGGTGCACGTCGAGTCGTAATAGTCGGCAATTGCGACTTAACTCATGTTTTAGCCGATTTTATTGAGAATAATCCACTAACTGGCTTTAGGGTCAGCGGAATTGTAGCACGAGCTGAGTTTATACCGATTGAGCTGAAAAGTCTCAGACGCTCATCATTAGAATCAGCACTAACCAGAGATAAAATTGACGTTATTATCCAAACTGATTCAAAAAATGTTAATAACAATTACCAGCTCGCCCAGAAACATTATTTAGATTTTTATCAAGCACCAGAATTTGACGGAATTATGACCACTAAGCACACGATTGACATCATTGATTCCGTGCCGCTAATTCACGCCCACCCAACACCGCTGATGGGCTATGGCCAGATTGTGAAACGAGTTATGGATATTGTCGGCGGAACAATTGGTATTATTTTAGCCTCGCCGATAATGCTTTTGGTAGCAATTGCCGTGAAAATTAGCGATCCAGCCGGCCCAATCCTGATGCACGGCAAACAACAAAAGCGTCTCACTCGTTACAACCGGCCGTTCAAAGTTTACAAATTCCGCTCGCATTATGCCAAATTTGACGGTAAGACTGACGAAGAAGTATTCCAAATGGTCGGCAAACCGGAGCTGATTGAAGAATATCGTAAAAACGGCGATAAACTTGATCAAGATTTTCGCGTTACGCCAGTCGGCCGTTTTATCCGCCGGTTTAGTCTGGATGAATTGCCGCAGTTGTTTAATGTCCTAAAGGGTGACATCAGCCTAGTTGGACCGCGTGCTTTAGTACCGCATGAACTCAGCGCATACGATAAAAAACATGTTTTACTGGCGGTAAAATCCGGATTGACTGGGCTGGCGGTAGTCTCTGGCAGGCGCAGTATTAGCTTTGAGGAACGGCGGCGAATTGATCTATACTACGTACAGAACTGGAGTTTATGGTTGGATATTACTATTCTATTAAAAACCTGCTTGGTTATTTTCCAAAAGGATAATTGA
- a CDS encoding glycosyltransferase: MSKPKIAIVHDWLYGGGAEKVVLEIHKLYPEAPIYTSFCSDEWRQKLDNKVITGYLQRWPFSKLRRFLPLLRQWWFARLDLSQYDIILSSSGNGEAKFVRKSRPEQLHICYCHTPTHFYWRHYDEYIKRPSFRPRWLARLGLKTLVRPLKKRDFIAAQQVDIFIANSTGIQADITEFYQKKSTIIFPPIDLSNFSPLSKTRQKKIIPKKPRCLIWGRIVPMKRLDVAINACQKLGWKLDIIGKGPDMDRLKKLAGPHTNFLGFVDDATREKYIKEADLFIFCSHEDFGIAPVEALAAGIPVIAYQAGGALDYIKPEKNGWFFSEQTAEQLVKTLKELPGKKISPAKISATANEFSAAIFRKSMKNIVEKSWKEYSHENRH; this comes from the coding sequence ATGAGCAAGCCAAAGATTGCCATAGTTCACGACTGGCTGTATGGCGGCGGCGCGGAAAAAGTCGTCTTAGAAATCCACAAATTATACCCAGAGGCACCAATTTATACTTCTTTTTGCAGCGATGAATGGCGACAAAAACTAGATAATAAAGTCATTACTGGCTATTTGCAGCGCTGGCCATTTTCAAAACTCCGTCGCTTTTTGCCGCTCTTGAGGCAATGGTGGTTTGCGCGGCTCGACCTTAGTCAATATGACATTATCCTCTCTAGCTCGGGCAACGGCGAAGCTAAATTTGTCCGTAAGTCCCGCCCCGAACAACTGCATATTTGCTATTGCCACACGCCAACGCACTTTTATTGGCGGCACTATGATGAATATATTAAGCGCCCCAGTTTTCGTCCGCGCTGGCTAGCCAGATTAGGCTTAAAAACTTTGGTTCGTCCGCTGAAAAAACGCGATTTTATTGCTGCCCAGCAAGTTGATATTTTCATTGCCAATTCCACCGGCATCCAAGCTGATATCACAGAATTTTACCAGAAAAAAAGCACTATTATTTTTCCGCCCATTGACCTATCGAATTTCTCGCCGCTATCTAAAACTCGTCAGAAAAAAATCATTCCTAAAAAGCCGCGTTGCCTGATTTGGGGACGAATTGTGCCGATGAAGCGACTTGATGTAGCTATCAACGCCTGTCAAAAACTTGGTTGGAAACTAGATATTATAGGTAAGGGTCCCGACATGGACCGTCTAAAAAAACTGGCCGGCCCACATACAAATTTCTTAGGATTTGTTGATGATGCAACGCGGGAAAAGTACATAAAAGAAGCCGATTTATTTATTTTTTGTTCACACGAAGACTTTGGTATCGCGCCAGTTGAGGCTTTAGCGGCAGGAATTCCGGTAATCGCTTACCAAGCAGGCGGCGCACTTGATTATATTAAACCAGAAAAAAACGGCTGGTTTTTCTCAGAACAAACGGCCGAACAATTGGTAAAAACTTTGAAAGAGTTGCCAGGCAAAAAAATTTCGCCAGCAAAAATTTCTGCTACTGCCAATGAATTCTCAGCCGCCATTTTCCGCAAATCAATGAAAAATATAGTTGAAAAATCATGGAAGGAGTATTCTCATGAAAATCGCCATTGA
- a CDS encoding glycosyltransferase family 4 protein, with the protein MKIAIDARTLRTSTGRYIERLIHYLQKIDKKNDYIILLKPKDFDSWQPTNPRFQKVACPYKEYTFAEQIDFKKQLEGLNLDLVHFAMVQQPVWYHASPVVTTMQDLTTVRFRNPDKNPVIFWIKQQIYKWVNKKVARKSAHIITISDFVKNDLVGFTGISPDKITVTLESADELPKGNEPVKDLIGKKFIMYIGRPTPHKNLRRLIDAFALLQKKYPELTLALAGKKDSNYARHEAYVNKHGIKNVVFTDFISDEQLRWMYENTAVYCFPSLSEGFGLPGLEAMLHGAPVASSTTTCLPETHGDAAHYFDPYDVEDIARAIDEILSDEKLRRELIKKGKQHVKTFSWQRMAEQTLAVYEQYGSQNKN; encoded by the coding sequence ATGAAAATCGCCATTGACGCTCGCACATTACGAACAAGTACTGGACGCTACATTGAACGGCTGATTCATTATCTACAAAAGATTGATAAGAAAAATGACTATATTATTCTACTAAAGCCAAAGGATTTCGATAGCTGGCAGCCAACTAATCCGCGTTTTCAAAAAGTAGCTTGCCCTTATAAAGAATATACTTTTGCTGAACAAATTGATTTTAAAAAACAATTGGAGGGGCTGAATCTAGACCTGGTGCATTTTGCAATGGTTCAGCAGCCGGTTTGGTATCATGCTAGTCCAGTCGTCACCACCATGCAAGACCTAACCACTGTTCGGTTTAGAAATCCTGATAAAAATCCCGTTATATTCTGGATAAAGCAACAAATTTACAAATGGGTCAATAAAAAAGTCGCTCGAAAATCCGCTCATATTATCACTATTTCCGATTTCGTGAAAAATGATTTGGTTGGATTTACTGGTATTAGTCCAGATAAAATTACAGTGACACTGGAGTCGGCTGACGAACTACCAAAGGGTAACGAGCCTGTTAAAGATCTGATTGGCAAGAAATTTATTATGTATATCGGTAGGCCAACACCGCATAAAAATTTACGGCGGCTGATTGATGCTTTTGCATTATTGCAAAAAAAATATCCAGAGTTGACTTTAGCTTTAGCTGGCAAAAAAGACAGTAATTATGCTCGCCACGAAGCATATGTCAATAAGCATGGAATTAAAAATGTCGTATTCACTGACTTTATATCAGATGAACAATTGCGCTGGATGTATGAAAATACGGCTGTTTATTGTTTCCCCTCACTTAGCGAAGGATTTGGCTTGCCAGGTCTTGAGGCAATGCTACACGGCGCGCCAGTTGCTTCAAGCACCACTACTTGCCTGCCAGAAACTCACGGCGATGCCGCTCACTATTTTGATCCGTATGATGTCGAGGATATAGCGCGAGCTATTGATGAAATTTTGTCTGACGAAAAGCTACGTCGAGAATTGATTAAAAAAGGCAAACAGCACGTCAAAACTTTCTCCTGGCAGCGGATGGCCGAGCAGACGCTAGCGGTTTATGAACAATACGGTAGCCAGAATAAAAACTAG
- a CDS encoding adenylyltransferase/cytidyltransferase family protein, producing MKVVIVSGYFNPLHGGHLGMIEAAAKMGDYLIVVVNNDKQQLLKKGKIILNEENRLRLMRALKGVDQVMLSIDEEPPVTETLEMIARQYPGCQLVFANGGDRSAPEVVPERNVCEKYNIEMVYGVGGTNKADSSTRINQATGQES from the coding sequence ATGAAGGTTGTAATTGTTAGTGGCTATTTTAATCCATTGCACGGTGGACATTTAGGCATGATTGAAGCAGCGGCAAAAATGGGTGATTATTTGATTGTGGTTGTTAATAACGACAAACAGCAATTGCTTAAAAAAGGAAAAATCATTCTCAATGAGGAAAATCGGCTTCGATTAATGCGAGCATTAAAAGGTGTTGATCAAGTAATGTTGTCTATTGACGAAGAGCCGCCAGTAACGGAGACGCTGGAAATGATTGCGCGACAGTATCCAGGTTGTCAATTGGTATTTGCTAATGGCGGCGATCGATCGGCGCCAGAGGTTGTACCAGAGCGTAATGTTTGTGAAAAATACAACATCGAAATGGTATATGGAGTTGGCGGTACAAATAAAGCAGATTCGTCTACGCGTATTAATCAGGCTACTGGTCAAGAAAGCTAG